Below is a genomic region from Vitis riparia cultivar Riparia Gloire de Montpellier isolate 1030 chromosome 5, EGFV_Vit.rip_1.0, whole genome shotgun sequence.
AGTGGAGTTCTTGGCTTCATTGAGTGAGGATAATTCTAAGGTCACCATGAGGGATAGGCATGCTGGTTCTGAGTTTTGTGAAGTAAAAGAAATGGATGGTGCAACCACTTCAGCATCACAAGATTGTGAAAACAGAATTATGGGAAAGCCTAATGTTGAGCTCATTCTTACAACTGATGAAACACTTGATGATGAGTTTGCTGATCAGGAAAATAGACAAGCAATGGTAATTAGTGAGGAGACTGAAGAAGAGACTTGTGTTTATCTTCTGAATGAAATAGGTCGCAAGACCACAACAGGAGGATGGTTTGTGTCAGAGGGAGAGTCCATTCTTCTTGCTCATGATGATGGTTCATGTTCCTTTCATGATATTGCTAACAGTGAGGTATGTGTTCTAGTTTTCTATTAAACTTGAACCTTCATTCTTTGGTTCCAAACTTAGTCCATatctcaattgttttttttccttgagcTGCTTATAACTCATAGAAATTGTTAAAATCATGTTTTAGAGTATGTGTAGTCCTAGTATATTTTGCTACTTACTTCTTTGTCATTCATGTTATCGCTTTGCCACTCAGTTGCTTAATTGAGTTTGCTTGGTTTATTGTTTTGATGCTTTATTTTCACTGTATaactctttgatttttttttacccgGAGTATGCCAATTCGAAAAGAGTATCTTATAAACTTTTATGCTTTCATGTTAGTGTTCATATATTGTTGCAAACATGGATATCAACATACTTATGCCTGGTTTTGAAGTTCTCTTATATCATCATTTCAGGAGAAGGCTGAATACAAACCCCCATCTGGAGTCTCGCCTAATGTATGGAGAGATTGTTGGATAATACGTGCCCCTGGTGCAGATGGTTGCTCAGGAAGATATGTTGTAGCTGCATCTGCTGGGAATACTATGGATTCAGGTTTTTGTTCGTGGGATTTCTATAGTAAAGCTGTGCGAGCTTTCCACATTGAGGAAGGAACAACAACCAGGACTGTACTTGGCCCCTTATCCAACAACAGTGTCTACAGAAGAAATGCTCTGTCTACCATTCTGGCCCCTGAAAATCGACAGTGGTGGTATAAACCTTGTGGACCTCTTCTTGTCTCAACTGCCAGCAGTCAGAGGGTTGTCAAAGTTTATGATATCCGTGATGGAGAGCAAATCATGATGTGGGAGGTTCAAAAGCCTGTGTTAACAATGGACTATTCAAGTCCTTTGCaatggagaaacagaggaaaagtGGTTGTAGCTGAAGCAGAAACTATTTCTCTATGGGATGTCAGCTCTCTCACTCCTCAAGCATTATTATCTGTTTCTTCATCTGGTCAAAAAATCACAGCTCTTCATGTGAATAACACAGATGCAGAATTAGGTGGCGGAGTTAGGCAAAGGTGAAACCTTTACATGCTTTCATTTAGTTTCCAATATGCTCATATTTTCACTTGCATATTTCGGTACACTTTTTTCAACATGCATGAGGATAACTAGGCAATCTTAATCTCTTTCTCTTCCACTTTTTGTTGTTGCTCATATCCTtcacttttaacattttctttattgttgtTAAGGTGATTGTAATAGCATTTCTGAATGTTTAAATGGGGTTTAATAGTCATACTGTAACAAATGCacatattaagttattaaccAAGAAACCATGTGAAAATTCTTTTACCAGTCATGAAACAGTTATATTTGCAATGCAGGGTAAGTTCATCAGAAGCTGAAGGAAATGATGGTGTGTTCTGTACCCCTGATTTCATAAATACCTTAGATTTTCGCCATCCAACTGGTATTGGTCATCGGATACCCAATCCTGGTCTAAATGTGCAGTCAGTTTTCTCTCGTGGGGATTCTATCTTTCTTGGCTGCACAAGTGTGAGGTCTGCAGGAAAAAAGCAGCCGTGTGCACAGGTGCAACAATTTTCCATTCGCAAACAAAGGTTAGTCAGCACATATGCTTTGCCAGAATCCAGTGCTCACATCCAGCACACTGCCATAACACAAGTTTGGGGAAATTCAAACCTTGTCATGGGTGTTTGTGGACTCGGGCTGTTTGTGTTTGATGCCTTGAGAGATGATGGTTTGCAGTCTTACAATATCGATTATGATAACACCCAAAAAGCAAGGGAAATTATTGGTCCAGATGACTTGTATTCCCCTTCTTTTGATTACTCGAGTTCTCGTGCTCTCCTTATATCAAGAGATCGCCCAGCTCTGTGGAGGCACTTGTCATAGGGGTATGATGCATGCTTGGAGACAGTTTGCACCATGTCCAATTAGTACTACAGTGTGCTGCTGTTTGTGTTTTTGTTATGTTTCCCATACTGTGCAAGACATTGGATAGCTTTGCTATTTATATTGTAGAGCTGtttaatataagaaatatgGATTAGAGTGTTATTATATCATACATTTTGCTTGGAAAAAAGAGGCTGAGAAAAGAGTATGTCTCTTTTAACGTTGCTTTTTACCTTCTGACCTACCAGCTTATTTGATCACCATGTTGTGTTATTTATCATCAGGATTGAGATATTTTTCCAGTTGAGTTTTAAATACCTTGTTGATTTGCCTTGCATAAACTGCAGCCAAACATTTATCTATAAATACCTTTCCTGAATATTGTCTCTCATAAGTTTCTAATCAGGTTTCTCAAGTCTGAAGAAGAGTAAAAGGTTCACCTCTCTCTGTGCATGATGAAAATATGTGCGGAGTACATGGGTCATCTATATTTGATATCTAAATTTAATGTAGGCATCCAAATCTCTACCAGCTtccaaagtccaaacacatACATATTTGGATATGAAGGCAACACGAGTATGGTGTGAAAAACACATGTAGTGAGTGGTGGGCAACATGCAAGGTCACAACTCTCTCAACTACCTAAAATACAGTGTCTCACAGGATTACAGGTGGGAGTTATAAATGACTGCCCACTGGTGAAAAGGCCTCATGATTTCTCTTCATCTTGGCTAGCTGTTATTCCTATATTGCTAGTATTATAGGTGACATTGACAAGAACTGCCATGAATGGATTGTTTTTCACATTTGCCTCAATTCTTGGAAGAAAAATTCTTCATTGATGAGCGTTTGAACCTTTGCCCTTTGGTTTACCAGGAAACCTTGGTTATAGGGTAAAAAGCTATGCAGCTGATTTTTGCCATTTTATGTCCCCctaaaataaattgttattcTTACCCTCCTCAACTTATTTTCTAGCTCTGTTATTGCATTTAACCCAGAGCATGTGAATTATGTGCTGTAGGATCTCTTGATTCCTTAAATATGAGCAAATGCTAAATTTAAATTGGTATCAGAATTGAGTAAAGTCGGTAGACAAAATTAATCCTCGAATCTAGCTGTTTTAAACAAGGATTAATAAATATAGATTTCAATTCTTCAATGTCTTAAACATCAGTGTCAGGTAGTaattaaacatgtttaatacATTGTATTTATATCTTTTGAAGTCAAATTAAAGGTCAGATGCATCGGCTTTAGCTTTGTAGAATTTCACGTTTATATGGCTATCCACTTTCAAATTGTCAAAAGGGATTTAATGCACATCAAATAATccattataaaatgaaaatgctGGAAGTTGGTATACCCAACCactttttagataaattttaaaaaatgagaactGTGCTATACCCAACACATTTATTACTCTCTTTATCTATATCTATACGCAAATTCAAGTACATCATGTGTGACATTATTACTATATAGTTTGGTATTTACAATGGAATAACTTTTGTAACATAAGAAAAATACTAACACATTAAATTAATAGACTTGTAATACTATAAAAGGTGAAGTATTATTTTGTATACTATAAAATTTACAATATgtctatatttctatttctcaTTAGTGTTAGAAAGTGTCTCGAATTCCTATTTGCTATATATTCTTTTGGTAAAAGATCGATCTGTAGGGCATTTTATCTATTAATATTTCCTTGAAAAATTAGTTAGTTAGAAATACTATGTAAATGATATAGGTCATAAGGGAAAAAttttatgagatggagatgaatCTTTTATGATTATATGTGGTAGATAAGGATCTAAGGAAGAGTAGAGACATTTAGTGGAGCAAAAACTCACTATTTTGGGTGTAAATGTAGTTTaataattgtctttttttttaatcctgtGTACTATTTCTCTATGGTATAGTTAAATAATTCCTTTTTATTCGTGGATGTAAATATGTTTGGCTAAACCATGTTAAAGtctcatatgttttttttttttttttaatatgattatgttttatctttatgttttgCACTAACTCATTATATTGAAGTTATCATTGGTACAAATAGTATCATAACTTTTTTCAGAAGTGATATCAAATCTTTTGGAAGAGTCAAGAAGAATGAAACACATTGACAAATTGCAAAacgaatttttattaaatttagagCTAGTCATTCTTTAATGGAATGTGATGTGCAGAGCATTTATTTTGTCATTGAGAATAAGATTAGTTTCTTATATACATTTAGTGaattttgaaatgttgaaaCTGGGAAGCGTCTAAATGTTGTAATTTGGGATGCATGAGAAAACTATGATGCACTAGGAGATCATGGCACAAGAAGTTATGACATGAAATAAAAATGTAGTTTAGAGAATGTGAAAAATGACCAAAATTGGTTAAGTAAATCACCTAAAAGTGGTTCAACAATTTGTAtatgtccactctccttaaCCTCTTAATTAAGTGAGGTTCCACCATCAAGATTTCCAACCCAAGTTTTTGTtgggaaaaaccaaaaaaacaacacaatgaataattcttttcctttctttgtgTGCCTAAAATAGGATCctcatcaaatatcaaacaagagtaataaaataaatatcaacgAAAAGCAATAAAACAATCCAAGAGAACACCAAGAATTTTTACATGGAAGCCCAATGTGGGAAAAAACCACGGGACCGTAGTCAAACTTCCACTatcaccaataataataataagttcaCAATAATTCTTTCTAGAATAACTAGAGGCTCACAACAACATCAAGAATAAGATTTATTGGTTAACTAACATCTATATCATCATCTACTAGATGGATTTCAACAAAGAAAAGTCTAAATCTCACCAAAGTGGGGTTTTCAAGAAAGCACCATAGAGAGGATAAATTAAGATCTGAACTGTTGAATTTGTAAAGCTTGTTGCAAGGATTCACCACATGAAATTTTAGTCAAAACGGACAAAGTTTGCCCTTAATCTTCAATCAAACACcccaaaaaccctaactttctcttttttcttttctccaaaCTCCTCACTACATTACTTTTCATGTCctgccactttttttttttctccaaactCCTCACTACATCACTTTTTCATTCTGTtacttttttgtttaaaaaaaaaaaaaaattattttgggcCAAAAGCCCTCCATTAGTCTAACCCACAATGAAAAGGCAGACCCAACAGTTTTCAAGCTTTAAAATTAGATTCATGGGCTCCAATGAGTGCTTCTTATCTCTTCAAGTACTCTACCTACTTGAAGCCTTTTCACTCAAAATGAGTAGATAAGGAAGgttttaatacttttaatatgAGATATAAGTTTGGCTCATAATAGAAAGGAAACTATGATGAATTTGAGAGGTGCACTAATGGAATTTGTAAGTGGAAAATCCATGCACTTAGATGAAGAGctttgaatgagagaaaaaaaagtttttctaattgaatgcaattgttctcaTCTTCATAAATGCTTTAAAACTcttcaatttataggtttctagctCGAAAGTCTTAAAACTCACAAAAGACCCTCGGTCAATTGAGCACTAGTTCTACTGGTTGACTAATCATTAAGTATTAAATGTTTTACAGATGATCGTTAGGGTTTTTGAGCTCAATTATAGGTACAACCAGTCCTCAACCGCCCCTTTACTAGTCTTTGACGGACCAAGGCTATGCTTTAATTGACTACACACCAGttgttggaaaagaaagaaaatttgtaaCAACCTTAACTGATCCTTGTTTGGTCAGACCAATCGATTAAGTTGATTCCTAATCTGTTTAATCGATTCTAAGCTTCCTCAACCAATTGCACTTTAAAGTGCCTAAAAAGACTTGGTTTGAGATTTGAAGCTTCCAATTAGTTCAATGTATAATTAGTTCCATATTGGAAGTACTTGGAATGAGCTGAGCCATATGTCTTGGCCTAACCTCACTAGGATGGGAGACACCCAAATAATATACCGTACAACGTCAATCGAACAATTTTGTCTTGACTTAATAATCTATGCCATCTACCCTTGAATGTTATTGTTCGATTAGGAGAAAAACTACCAACACCATTGCTAGACTTCACGTGTCAACCTGATATATCACTAATCAAGCTTGTTGAGGATGTGTTCAAATGAATGTAACCAGTTGATACCTTGTCAAGAGCATCATGTTTGAAACTAAGCATCTTGGCTCGAACCTTCTTCGTTTTCCCTTACCTAACCTTTTGTATTTGTGACTTAGTATGATAAGTCGACCCTTTGTTAGAGGCATGCCCATCAATAGCAGACATCCTTGATAACTAGTTGAACATAGTTTAACCTAGACTTGACCAACCAATAACGAACTCAACACAACACCTTAGGCTTGGCTATTTGTTGCTCTTTCATGAAAAGAGAGTTAACCCTATTCCCTCTCACTTAACTAATCAAAACTTAATTGACAAATAGAAACTATATAAATGAGACCTGATCGCCCTTTAGAAAGAGGACATGCTTGAAACTCAACCTCTCTAATAGACACTTATACTTCTTGTTCCCTTCTCATCTTCTCTATCCTTACCTCATTATCTAAGTCCTTGATCAATTATTTATATGTCCTTCATTTGCAATTTGATTCTAACTTGACCATTAGAGGAGTATAGTAGGGGATCGCTCCAACCACACCCTATTAAAGGTAATTGACAACATATAGTAAGGTGACCAGTCACCATCCAACATTTTTGAACAAAATCATTTGTCGACCTAACTCTAGGAGCACACACACCGATGCacaaaataaggaaagttgCTAAGAATACTCTatgggggtgtttggtacgtcggaatagggcatgaaaatgaatattttgttttcattcctatttcttagtggatagaaatgaatttaatgattccatttctagcatttggatgaacttagtaATGCAatattgaaatgattatttgtttccattccaatgtttgataataataggaatgaaaatgaaaaagaaataaatttacaataatatccttccatataatttaaaataattttttattgttatttttattttttaaaaataaattttgagagttttttttgttattaaataataagactaaaaatatatatatactcaataaataaaaaaattaaccataaaaaatcatataaccctaatgtacaaatattcaattatcatttttattaaaaatttgaataatttgtcatgcttaagtagttataaaattatattttaccaaaaaaaaaaagaaaaaaaaatttattacaatatttaaattctcaaagctagcaaatgtttttcctatttccaaaagaggaaataaaagaattcaaatttcattcaaaaccctagaaattagaaattgattttctttttctaaatatcGTGGAAGGTTTGATTGATTCAGTTTGAGAGAATCACTTGTTGCATAGAAGTGGATGATGGGTCTCtagctttgcaaagaagataagtATCGGGCTTAAAGAATGAGATAAGatggtaaaatagtaaatttaggttattttatattatcaaaagggtttaatgaatcagaataccacctacttttgaTGAATTCAAATCCGACTTataagttatatttgatttctgcctgaataattttttattcaatttctgCTTTCTTAACAtcatccaaacataggaataagagagaaaatgaatgagatattTATTCTCACTCCTTActcccgtgtaccaaacacccctaTAGGTATTATATATCATGAAGTGAAAAAGTCCTaagttaaaaattcattcatgaaGACAATATATGGTAGATATAAATATGAGGAAGAATAAGAAAGATTGATGGAGTGAAAGCAAATGATTTAAGGTGTAAAAGCAAAGTGTTTTTTGACATAtggtattttagaaaataattatacttagtttttctttttacatcCTTTGTAATATTCTTTACGGTAGAGTGTAATATTAATGATTCTCATTCTTATGATAAAACCTCATGTTTCTTTgtgtgattttctttttttagatctTTACGTTTTGTACTAACTCCTAGTATTGAAGTTTCCTCTAATACAACTAGTATCAAATCTTTGATTAGTgcaacaattaaaattataaccCTTTAAGCTTTAAATAACTataattgttttgttgaagaggaaataaaaaaaaatcaaaattaaaataaatacatttcctaataaattataatataaaaatgatgaagttataaatttaaattattatcatttattataaattatcattatttgtaaattatttttattcaatttgatttttatataatttatgggataaaatattattttttacatcaaataaattatttttttaatagaattatggatttgtaatttaaaattgtttagttttaaaaatttatgctCTTGGTTCCTTGATTAATGAATTAGGATCGAATTATAGGAACAACTTAAGCTTATAAAAGAATTGGTTAATGAGGGTATACACACTCATTGAAAAATGACTTAGAGATATATAGAAAAGAAGAGATGAGAAAATCAGAGtgataaaaacaataaaaaaactgtACAACTACACCTGAGAAGTGCTTTGTTTCttatatacaaaaattcaaaGATTAGTTACAAATAACTAACAACCTTTTAATTAGTTACAAACAATTTAACAACCTACTAACTACTTAACAACTCTAATTGACACTCGGAACAAAATAGTTAACCTCTAGAAAAATCCTTATATTCATATCGATAACAATCTAAGTAAGATAACATAACTTAACAACTTGCTAACTACTTAACAACTTTAATTGACACTTAGTAGGGTCACAATATAACACATGGAAAAATCCTTACATTCATATCGATAACAAtctagaaatatatatataaaagattacTTGGGATATAAGGTGGAAAAATCCTTCAAAAGGACGGAAaagactttttctattttaataaacattatggctatgtttggttccggaaaatttgagggaaaatgcgagggaaagaaaatacaaaggaaaagtagaaggaaagaaaaagtgaaggaaaataaaaaaatagattaaaagttgataaattattttttttgttacttcaaactcattttgtttattttaactcatcaatataaagattaaataatttaaaaatacataagtttttaattagttttaattatatttgattttctttgatattttttataggacaactaaacatgagaaaatcattttccttagcatttttttttctttcctttgtactttccgggaaccaaacatagcctatggGAATACAACTCCTTAGTAGTTCCTACATCAGAGAGACTATTGGAAACATATATAGATATTTGAGATtagaaaaaagaggaaagacTATGCTATAAAAGCTGCAATAGAAGCTCGGTTCGATTTTTATCCTTAACCCctaaaataatgtaaaaaaggaaaaataaaaaaaaaaacccttattttcattttaaaaataaaagcacctttttttattctaaaattttgatgataatgttttaaatttttttaaaaagggtaaaagaaaaaaaataaaattaaacatatcctaaaaaaacttaaaaccttcgggttatatttggttcatagaaaatattaagaaaagaaaaaaaaaatagtatgaaaaatgattttctcatatttaattatctgaaaaataattaaaattttataaaatgattttaaataaaaaagttaaaactgataaaatgagtttaaaataatatataaatataatatattgattttaaatttattttttattttcttccgcttcttctctttattttctttttttcatattttttctcaaaatttttgaaaccaaacacaacctaaattaaaaattttaaaaaaaaaacttcaaatgactaattatttatgattgttttttcttttacctttgATTTGTAGGCATTTGGATGATGTCTAGTTGGATAGGCATTAAAAAGAGGAAATGACAGAGTCGTCTGCCCAAATCCTCTTTAGAATAACATCCATGAGTTTGACTCATTGAccagaataaattaaaaaaagaagaagaaaaaagtatgttgaatatttatataatttctttcTACGTATAAACATTGGGGTAGAGGcgaagaagacaaaaataaataagtaaacacGATAACACAATTTAAGGGCATTCAAAAATTGGTGAGAGGTTTTGAAGCCAACGATCGTCCGTTCATTAATGTCTTCACTACTCAGAGAATCTGCCACTTTGCTTGCGTAATTAGCTGGCTCCATCCGAGCCCacctttcaaaatattaaacaaatttagttgtttttaattattttttaataatatcttgagctatgattaaaaatataaaaaaataatttaagaactttgtattatttttataaaaaataaattgagataattattttcaaattagaatttaacattgaaaatatttaaaagaataattaaataataagttttaactcaataacttaaaaataatttaatttaaattcaacttaattggttaataaataatttaatttgttaacttaatttaaatttaacttaatttgtgAGAAAAGTAAATTAATGAATGTGGGCAAAAACAAAAGACTTTTGGAATATGACTCCAGCTCACCCTTAAAAAGCTGTTATTCAAATCAGTTCAATAGTCATTACTCATTAGACACTAGCATCGATTCCTTCGAAGGATGGGACCTCTTCATGCCAGCGTATATGACAAATCAAGTAGGCCAAAGGGTTTCTGCTCTTGGCCCCCATTCATTAATTAAAAGTGCCCTTAAAGTGTGATCCAGTTGCTTGCTGCTTTCTCAATCCATTAATTTTATGTTAGTTGAAATGTCACCAATTAGAAACAAATGCCACATGCCCACACTCGTCCCAGGAAAAGACCATCGCACAGAGAAGCTTAGTTTCCACATCCTGCATTttgattcaaaacaaaatatggaaaaatcaaCTGTGGTGGTTTGTGCAGACTGCAGTTCAAGTCAAAAGAAAAGAGGAGAGTCTCAGGGGAACGTGAAGTTAGTCGGCAAAAGTCATAAGGATATTGCATGCTCTATAGGTATATCACCTCAGACTCCTGATCACAGAAACGTATGGTTGACTGATTCTGGCAACACATATGTTGAGCGTGAAAGGCAAAGTTTACTGCAACAGGATACAGAAGCTTCTCACCCCAAGGGCTGCCAAAGCAATTAAACAAACAGATCAAACTTAACCGCACCCAAATAAATCTGTCTCAACAAACAAACACACCATATAAGCTATGGTTATAAACTTATATTATCATATCCCACATCGAACGTGAAAAAAGAATTTCTTGCACTTCATTAGTAAACTCTTTTTAATCATGTCGACGGCTTTAAACTAAGGATCATTAGGCGGAACAATATCCCTATCAAAGAGAATAGGTCATTATAGTCGCCCATTTGAGTGGTATTTATTAGGATTAGGggacaacattttttttttatattttacctCTTGACCTCAAGCAGTCAAGCTTGAGTCACTTGGAGAGCTCATACGGCTACAGATGGTGTCGGTGGGGGTCAAGTGCATGAAGCCACCGTCAAGATTGaccattaataaaatttagacatCATATGACTAAACTATATAGCAAAATCTAGCTCTTTCTAGCATGCATACAATGATCAAAGAATGACGTAAGAAAGTGGGCAGATCAAAATTTTGGTTTGGATGAGAGGAAGGCAtgcttttctaatatatatatatatatctatatatatatatatcacaaagtcaacaaatgaaaataaaaagaaaagaagattaGGGGAGCATTGCAGTTGGCATCATTTTTGTATGGtttgctttcattttcaaatatgaacTGTGGTATCTCCCTCagttttcttctataaatagtCAATGGAGGgatatagtaaaataaattagagttgagttgagttgagttgagagagagataaagaaaatgagaagagaaTGCCATCCTCTGCTGAGGGGTGGGAGAAGAGAGGGCAAATATACTCATGGGTTTTCTTCAGCTGAGATGCAATCTCTGGCTAGCATCTGTGAGGTTCTCTTACCTCCTTTACCATTGAATTCCATAGAGGGCCAACCAAGCAAGGCTGTCCAATCCTTCTATCAAGCTTCTGGGTCTCAGCATCCAATACCTGATGAGGTAATAGCTACTCAAAGTCTCAAACCACTCTCTGCAATTACAGATGTGTGTGTCAGTATGTGATTCACATGCTTAATTATTACTcactctttttgttttgtttttgtttttctgtgTGGGGGAATGAGAACAGGGTGCAGAGCTTTTTGTGAAGAGGGCCTTAATAGAAGCTGTGATCCTGGTGAGAGTAGTTTTAATAATTCTCTCCACCAGATTGGGGACATTGTTGCTTTGTggatctctttctttctctgaCAAGTGGCCCTTCATTAACAACTTCTCAAGTATCTCCttggagaagagagagaagatccTCCAGAGATGGTTCAGACATCGGCTGCTAACACCCATCAGACTTGCATTCGTTTATATCAAATTCTTGTGCTTATACGTTTTCTTCACTCTGGTATTATTTCTCACTACATATCTCTCAGTCCCCCGGCCTTTTAGGAGGTTCAATTCTTACTTTTTGGCTCCACTGGTGTTCTTGGGGGTGTAGTTACGAAAATTTGTTGACGGGGAAGTAGT
It encodes:
- the LOC117915409 gene encoding KIN14B-interacting protein At4g14310, whose protein sequence is MSASSVRRIKDRGGAGGKVTAMRPSKTLTPVSDKAPIEIFRKSSAGKENPRPTSRLPVVTQKPAIRAMPRIDKLSAGNGSDGESRVRWSTSSVPRGRSSSPSDFTRLLSDLRKDKGSRVSLDRREKVSGGERDRSVSRGRVSRVSVDRCENSSGGESDRSAGKVGKGVNGSRVLKKGFRDSSPKVNERSVNGLRIVPGCNDSENLDVNLKKNGDIAEKSELKLDERKKNSNGVVAIDNFMEEVNLRLNSVKPSVCSNSEGPKLGQNSDSNVKFRGGSRVTDGGREENCFVSKSDDVVGKIGKGVDSSCRGSGQKSLNAMKVSEMSKEKGASEGVGGRSGNKYPSKLHEKLAFLEGKVKRIASDIKRTKEMLEMNNPDTSKVILSGIQDKICGIEKAMGHVASDSDANAGCSKSTGNDKEQIKTAEKSQNKQADHGTSSVKGLNGEELEARLFPHHKLIRNRTSMKASLGSSQNYQSHNVESAGQLKPEEKMLSPIDENPIAVEFLASLSEDNSKVTMRDRHAGSEFCEVKEMDGATTSASQDCENRIMGKPNVELILTTDETLDDEFADQENRQAMVISEETEEETCVYLLNEIGRKTTTGGWFVSEGESILLAHDDGSCSFHDIANSEEKAEYKPPSGVSPNVWRDCWIIRAPGADGCSGRYVVAASAGNTMDSGFCSWDFYSKAVRAFHIEEGTTTRTVLGPLSNNSVYRRNALSTILAPENRQWWYKPCGPLLVSTASSQRVVKVYDIRDGEQIMMWEVQKPVLTMDYSSPLQWRNRGKVVVAEAETISLWDVSSLTPQALLSVSSSGQKITALHVNNTDAELGGGVRQRVSSSEAEGNDGVFCTPDFINTLDFRHPTGIGHRIPNPGLNVQSVFSRGDSIFLGCTSVRSAGKKQPCAQVQQFSIRKQRLVSTYALPESSAHIQHTAITQVWGNSNLVMGVCGLGLFVFDALRDDGLQSYNIDYDNTQKAREIIGPDDLYSPSFDYSSSRALLISRDRPALWRHLS